A genomic segment from Oncorhynchus keta strain PuntledgeMale-10-30-2019 chromosome 7, Oket_V2, whole genome shotgun sequence encodes:
- the LOC118377535 gene encoding trace amine-associated receptor 13c-like, producing the protein MEKHEDIQYCFQDRNSSCRKALLSTSIYITLYIFFSLISAVTVFLNVLVIISISHFKQLHTTTNLLILSLAVSDLLVGLIVIPVMTVAIMESCWGFGEYFCVFQFYIAFLCTSLSLGNLVLISIDRYVAVCDPLLYHSKITITRMMCCISITWCCCIIYRAAIIKNIVNVQVPSRCLDECFIVEGFMGDNIIDLVITMVVPCSIIITLYLKIFVVARSQARKVFSKEAASVSGVKTVQANKSERKASKTLSIVVINYFICWIPPLFIFFCFSFLIDHLSSFIIGFLPLVNSLINPIIYAFFYPWFKVTAKHILTLKLRRS; encoded by the coding sequence ATGGAGAAACATGAAGATATTCAATACTGTTTTCAAGACAGAAACTCTTCCTGCAGAAAGGCTTTGCTATCGACATCTATCTACATAACACTGTACATCTTCTTCTCATTGATTTCAGCAGTTACAGTATTTTTGAATGTACTGGTGatcatctccatctctcacttCAAGCAGCTCCACACTACAACCAACCTGCTcatcctctctctggctgtgtcaGATCTCCTGGTGGGACTGATTGTGATACCAGTAATGACTGTAGCAATAATGGAATCATGCTGGGGTTTTGGagaatatttctgtgtgtttcaaTTCTACATTGCTTTTTTATGTACTTCTTTATCTCTGGGAAATTTGGTCTTGATATCTATTGACCGCTATGTTGCTGTGTGTGATCCCTTATTGTACCActctaaaataacaataacaagaatGATGTGTTGTATATCCATTACCTGGTGCTGTTGTATCATATACCGAGCTGCTATTATAAAAAACATAGTAAATGTACAGGTACCTAGTAGGTGTTTGGATGAATGTTTTATTGTTGAAGGGTTTATGGGGGATAACATAATTGACCTTGTAATTACAATGGTTGTCCCGTGCTCTATTATTATAACACTTTATTTGAAAATCTTTGTGGTGGCCAGATCACAGGCCAGAAAGGTATTTTCAAAAGAGGCTGCCAGTGTGTCTGGTGTTAAAACTGTACAGGCAAATAAGTCTGAGAGGAAAGCATCAAAAACTCTGTCTATTGTTGTTATCAACTATTTCATTTGTTGGATTCCACCTCtatttatttttttctgtttttcttttttaaTTGACCATTTATCGTCATTCATCATCGGTTTTCTGCCACTTGTTAATTCCTTAATTAATCCAATAATTTATGCTTTCTTTTATCCATGGTTCAAAGTAACAGCTAAACATATTTTAACTCTGAAGTTAAGGCGTTCATAA